In a genomic window of Wyeomyia smithii strain HCP4-BCI-WySm-NY-G18 chromosome 1, ASM2978416v1, whole genome shotgun sequence:
- the LOC129716958 gene encoding uncharacterized protein LOC129716958, giving the protein MKSDKVKPSAVKLYAANGTAIEVYGEVLIKVNLGLRREFLWTFIIADVASGIIGADFICNFDLLIDLKRNRLIDNTTRLDSVGSLTLTRDYSIKTFSAVSPYASILAEFPSITRLAPPGTVSQSSIVHRIVTTGQPVYARPRRLAPDKLDAARTEFEHLMKLGICRPSSSNWASPLHMV; this is encoded by the coding sequence ATGAAATCAGACAAAGTGAAACCATCAGCAGTTAAATTGTACGCCGCAAATGGGACTGCTATTGAAGTGTACGGTGAGGTGTTGATTAAAGTTAATCTCGGTCTCCGCCGCGAGTTTTTGTGGACTTTTATTATCGCCGATGTTGCGTCGGGCATAATCGGAGCAGATTTTATATGCAACTTTGATCTGTTGATCGATTTGAAACGAAACCGCCTTATAGACAATACTACTCGCCTCGACTCGGTCGGTTCCCTCACTCTCACTAGGGACTATTCAATAAAGACTTTTAGTGCCGTGTCACCATATGCCAGCATACTGGCAGAATTCCCTAGTATCACCCGGTTAGCACCTCCGGGAACAGTTAGCCAATCTTCGATCGTGCACCGGATTGTAACGACCGGTCAACCAGTTTATGCCAGGCCCCGACGTCTCGCGCCAGACAAACTGGACGCCGCTCGTACCGAATTCGAGCATTTAATGAAGCTGGGAATCTGTCGCCCGTCCAGCAGCAACTGGGCCAGCCCACTCCATATGGTGTAG